Proteins from a genomic interval of Pseudomonas asplenii:
- a CDS encoding BRO-N domain-containing protein: protein MNKHFESTRFTRHNRFIHGLILESQAWFSVIDLGRLMGRSLDERLTRKLDSDQRRMLWLNYHGVIQETLMVSESGVYALMVHHHIPENQNLRRWLTHEVIPALRNVQAGIAEQGPSLSSLHWAGHAVSLLHWQNEAWIRWRDMPGLMQSVERVSAP from the coding sequence ATGAACAAACACTTCGAATCTACCCGCTTCACCCGTCACAACCGTTTTATTCACGGCCTGATACTGGAATCACAAGCCTGGTTCAGCGTGATCGACCTTGGGCGCCTGATGGGGCGTTCGCTGGACGAACGCCTCACCCGCAAACTCGACAGCGATCAGCGGCGGATGCTCTGGCTGAACTATCACGGGGTCATCCAGGAAACCCTGATGGTCAGCGAGTCGGGCGTCTACGCCTTGATGGTTCATCATCACATCCCGGAAAACCAAAACCTGCGCAGGTGGCTGACTCATGAAGTCATTCCCGCATTGAGAAATGTCCAGGCAGGCATCGCCGAGCAGGGCCCCAGCCTCAGCTCGCTGCACTGGGCAGGTCATGCTGTCAGTCTGTTGCACTGGCAGAACGAGGCGTGGATCAGGTGGCGAGACATGCCGGGGCTGATGCAGTCGGTTGAGCGTGTCTCTGCCCCATGA
- a CDS encoding MFS transporter: MSPRIALFLAGCAAFLNLYATQGLLNELAGAFQVSARQAGWSITVTTLAVAITAPFVGRLTAGAAQHRVIALAAMLLALPAVLAAWASGFSEFLFWRSVQGMLIPVVFATSVAYIGVRWSGGAVSEVTSVYVAGTILGGFCGRFLTGLVTEYADWRLALTLLGALSLVMGALILWLLPRNPVLPTPVSVDRAVTAGELWRRPLLAAYAVGFCVLFSQVATFTYAGLHLSQAPFSLGSGALGTIYAVFLLALVVIPIAGRLSKARPQGELVKIAAWLGVTGSLLTLSPALWLIVLGLALSSTGVFLAQAAANAFTTSHARYNKAGAVGLYLTSYYLGGSFGAWVPGALWEQWGWPGCVALIVVFQLLSLFVAWTCWKPALLPALPTVASTPLNTLDSPSNKEKVR; this comes from the coding sequence ATGAGCCCTCGAATCGCCTTGTTTCTGGCTGGGTGCGCCGCTTTCCTCAACCTGTATGCCACCCAGGGGCTGCTCAACGAGTTGGCCGGGGCCTTTCAGGTTTCTGCCAGGCAGGCTGGCTGGAGTATCACCGTTACGACCCTGGCTGTGGCCATTACCGCGCCCTTTGTGGGTCGGTTGACTGCTGGTGCGGCGCAACACCGGGTGATTGCGCTGGCCGCGATGTTGTTGGCACTGCCCGCGGTACTGGCGGCCTGGGCCAGCGGATTCAGTGAGTTCCTGTTCTGGCGAAGTGTGCAGGGCATGCTCATCCCTGTCGTGTTTGCCACCAGCGTGGCTTACATCGGTGTGCGCTGGAGCGGTGGCGCCGTGTCCGAGGTCACCAGCGTGTATGTCGCCGGGACGATCCTGGGTGGTTTCTGCGGCCGTTTCCTGACCGGCCTGGTGACCGAATATGCCGACTGGCGCCTGGCGCTGACCCTGCTGGGCGCGTTGAGTCTGGTCATGGGTGCGCTGATCCTGTGGCTATTGCCGCGTAACCCTGTGCTGCCCACGCCGGTTTCGGTCGATCGTGCGGTCACGGCGGGCGAGTTGTGGCGCAGGCCGTTGTTGGCGGCCTATGCCGTCGGCTTTTGTGTGCTGTTTTCGCAGGTGGCGACCTTTACCTATGCCGGCTTGCACTTGAGCCAGGCGCCGTTTTCCCTGGGCTCGGGCGCGCTGGGGACGATTTACGCGGTGTTCCTGCTGGCGCTGGTGGTGATCCCCATCGCCGGGCGTTTGAGCAAGGCGCGGCCGCAGGGGGAGCTGGTGAAAATCGCGGCCTGGCTGGGCGTTACCGGTTCGCTGCTGACCTTGTCACCGGCCTTGTGGCTGATCGTGCTGGGCCTGGCGCTCAGTTCCACCGGGGTATTCCTGGCCCAGGCCGCAGCCAATGCCTTCACCACCAGCCATGCGCGCTACAACAAGGCCGGCGCGGTGGGGCTTTACCTGACCAGTTATTACCTGGGCGGCAGTTTTGGTGCCTGGGTGCCAGGCGCCCTGTGGGAGCAGTGGGGGTGGCCGGGCTGCGTTGCGCTGATCGTTGTCTTCCAGCTGTTGTCGCTGTTCGTTGCCTGGACTTGCTGGAAACCTGCCCTGTTGCCCGCGCTGCCCACTGTAGCAAGCACGCCCCTGAATACGCTTGATTCACCATCCAACAAGGAAAAAGTGAGATGA
- a CDS encoding LysR family transcriptional regulator yields the protein MIDLRRLRYFLTVSDELHFGRAASRLHIAQPPLTRQISALETELGFRLFDRSTRNVTLTSEGRHFLPYARAVMEQVDLTTAITGKLAAGSAGHLAVGYASSIALSDIFSQTIQAFCTAFPDVQLSVEEGASSTQWAHIIEGRLDIGLSRMQPPGDDIDVQAICLDNEPLVAAIASDSPLARQEQVTLAELSAYPLIAFPADYGSGLNEIVATLYRRHALTCRPAPTGKQITSIIALVAAGRGVAVVPQCTQTLAKRGVTYRPLAEPEATAPLLVLTRKRERSPLVSAFVEVIRQTIGVR from the coding sequence ATGATCGATCTGCGCCGCCTGCGTTACTTCCTGACTGTCAGTGACGAGTTGCACTTCGGCCGCGCGGCATCGCGCCTGCACATTGCCCAACCACCGCTGACCCGACAGATCTCGGCATTGGAAACGGAGCTGGGTTTTCGCCTGTTCGATCGCAGCACCCGCAACGTCACCCTGACCTCCGAAGGCCGCCACTTCCTGCCCTACGCCCGTGCTGTCATGGAACAGGTCGATCTGACCACCGCCATTACCGGCAAGCTGGCGGCAGGGTCTGCTGGCCATCTGGCGGTCGGTTATGCCAGCTCCATTGCCCTCTCGGACATTTTCAGCCAGACCATCCAGGCGTTCTGCACGGCTTTTCCGGACGTCCAGTTGAGCGTGGAAGAAGGTGCCTCCAGCACCCAATGGGCGCACATTATCGAAGGCCGCCTGGATATCGGCTTGAGCCGCATGCAACCACCGGGTGATGACATCGACGTCCAGGCCATATGCCTGGACAACGAACCGCTGGTGGCGGCCATCGCCAGCGACAGCCCCCTCGCCCGGCAGGAACAGGTGACGCTGGCCGAACTCAGTGCCTATCCCTTGATCGCCTTCCCCGCCGACTACGGCTCAGGCTTGAACGAGATCGTGGCAACGCTCTATCGCCGCCATGCGCTGACGTGCCGCCCGGCGCCCACCGGCAAGCAGATCACCTCGATCATCGCCCTGGTCGCCGCCGGCCGTGGCGTCGCCGTGGTGCCCCAGTGCACCCAGACCCTGGCCAAGCGCGGCGTGACCTATCGGCCCCTGGCGGAGCCAGAGGCCACCGCGCCCCTGCTGGTGCTGACCCGCAAACGAGAACGCAGCCCATTGGTCAGCGCGTTTGTCGAAGTGATCAGGCAGACGATTGGGGTGAGGTGA
- a CDS encoding HEPN-associated N-terminal domain-containing protein, translating to MGQAKKQMIEQMEQGYSYVDDCFVCGKCIKDEGLQKFIRLRRKPGSCSFCHRAVSVCSMNDVISHTLQSLHLEWGEPSNEGLPYETREGGWQGQVYDLGELLDIVGPDCPESILSFIAGSIDDYGWCRRQPYSMTADQTLSYGWKGFCQFIIHTARFVFYKVKNPRYDEFQHDEMNPVDILEALGSIVKKLGLIDTLPVGQKIHRVRITDQSNTLATAAELGAPPHEFATMPNRMSPVGIPMFYGAFDLDTAVRETYESGSGAGKKAVCGEFSTVRSLNVIDLTRSFIVPSLFDPKKQRDRPYYRFMRDFIKDFMKPIERSDRAHADYVPTQVVTEYFRHIYQTPNGKSIDGMIYPSSKTGRKAIVIFTDAKGAIDLGTPVSPATLLQLDKTVDIDLTHY from the coding sequence ATGGGACAGGCCAAAAAGCAGATGATTGAGCAGATGGAGCAAGGATACTCGTATGTTGACGACTGCTTCGTGTGCGGCAAGTGCATCAAAGATGAGGGGCTTCAAAAATTCATCCGTCTACGTCGCAAGCCAGGCAGCTGTTCGTTCTGTCACAGGGCTGTGAGTGTCTGCTCAATGAACGATGTGATTTCCCATACTTTGCAAAGTCTGCATTTGGAATGGGGGGAACCATCCAACGAAGGCTTGCCTTACGAGACGCGTGAAGGCGGGTGGCAGGGCCAGGTATACGACCTCGGTGAACTCTTGGACATCGTCGGCCCAGACTGTCCAGAGTCGATATTGAGTTTTATCGCCGGGTCGATAGATGACTATGGCTGGTGCCGGCGGCAACCATACTCTATGACAGCCGACCAGACTCTCTCTTATGGCTGGAAAGGCTTTTGCCAGTTCATAATCCACACCGCGCGCTTCGTGTTCTATAAGGTTAAGAACCCTAGGTACGATGAGTTCCAGCACGACGAAATGAACCCGGTCGACATCCTAGAGGCGCTGGGAAGCATCGTAAAAAAACTGGGGCTTATAGACACACTGCCTGTGGGGCAGAAAATTCATCGGGTCAGGATCACCGACCAGTCCAATACCTTAGCTACTGCAGCCGAGCTGGGAGCTCCGCCCCATGAGTTTGCTACGATGCCCAACCGAATGAGTCCGGTCGGTATTCCGATGTTCTACGGTGCGTTCGACCTAGATACGGCAGTCCGAGAGACTTATGAATCGGGCTCTGGTGCCGGTAAAAAGGCTGTCTGTGGCGAATTCTCCACAGTCCGTAGTCTCAACGTAATCGACCTGACCAGATCATTCATCGTACCTAGCCTATTTGACCCTAAAAAGCAGCGCGACCGCCCTTACTATAGATTTATGCGCGACTTCATCAAGGACTTCATGAAGCCTATCGAGCGAAGCGACAGGGCCCATGCGGACTACGTACCGACGCAGGTCGTCACTGAGTATTTCCGTCATATTTATCAAACCCCTAACGGGAAAAGTATTGATGGAATGATCTATCCGAGCTCAAAAACGGGAAGGAAGGCAATCGTGATATTCACGGATGCCAAAGGGGCCATCGACCTAGGGACTCCAGTGAGCCCGGCGACGCTTTTGCAGTTGGATAAGACTGTAGATATCGATTTGACCCACTATTGA
- a CDS encoding EAL domain-containing protein: protein MTPALPTANFKSLGCAECRNLEGLGFEFTMAFQPIFNVRTGAPYAYEALVRGLGGESAASILGLVNDTNRYRFDQACRVRAIELAAQLGLPAIPDCKLSINFLPNAVYRAETCIRATLEAARLFEFPVERLMFEVTEGERVDDPDHLKSIFQEYERQGFTTAIDDFGSGYSGLNFLAMFQPQVLKIDMALTRDIDKDPVRRAIVEGIVLVSKRLGITVIAEGIETLEERDALLDLDVDLMQGYLFARPVIGQLQSMPMELIQLSRI from the coding sequence ATGACGCCAGCACTACCGACGGCGAACTTCAAATCTCTCGGATGCGCCGAGTGCCGAAACCTTGAAGGTCTCGGCTTCGAATTTACGATGGCCTTCCAACCTATCTTCAATGTCCGAACAGGAGCCCCTTACGCCTATGAGGCGTTGGTGCGTGGACTTGGCGGTGAGTCCGCTGCAAGCATTCTGGGACTGGTGAACGATACCAACCGATACCGCTTTGACCAGGCCTGTCGGGTCAGAGCGATCGAACTCGCGGCACAGCTCGGCCTCCCCGCCATTCCTGACTGCAAGCTGAGCATCAACTTTTTGCCGAATGCGGTGTACAGGGCTGAAACGTGCATCCGAGCCACTTTGGAAGCTGCGCGGCTCTTCGAGTTTCCCGTCGAACGCCTGATGTTCGAGGTTACCGAGGGCGAGCGCGTGGATGATCCGGATCACCTTAAATCCATTTTTCAGGAATACGAGCGCCAGGGGTTCACCACCGCGATCGACGACTTCGGATCAGGCTATTCCGGCCTCAACTTCCTGGCGATGTTTCAGCCTCAGGTGTTGAAGATCGATATGGCCCTGACGCGGGACATCGACAAAGACCCGGTACGCCGCGCTATAGTCGAAGGCATCGTCCTGGTTTCAAAACGGCTGGGCATTACAGTGATTGCCGAAGGCATCGAAACCCTTGAGGAGCGAGACGCCCTTTTGGACCTGGACGTTGATCTGATGCAGGGTTATCTGTTTGCGAGACCTGTGATTGGGCAGTTGCAATCAATGCCTATGGAGCTGATCCAGCTATCTCGTATCTGA